The Bacteroidales bacterium genome contains the following window.
CTTAACATCTATTAACAAATAAAATATTTTTAATTATTAAGTAATAACGCAAAAGCGGGCTTAAAAAGTGATATTATACTGTTTTTAGTAAAATAAGAAATGGTCTATAATTTAAGCTTATTTTTTGAAATTTATGCTTCTCTCTATATATAAAAAGGAACCCTTGTGGAGTTCCTTATAGTTGGTGGAGAATATCGGAATCGAATCCCGTGGCTCTCGAATCTGCGATCCATTATAGCCACGTGGACACTAGAAAAATTACGGAATCTTCCGATTCCTATTTTTCGGTGCCGATGAGCTTTTGAAAATGCTGTGTCTTAATAAATTGATATAGACGCTTTGTAGAATGCAAATTCTTGAGCTTTCTTTCTAGTTTTATCGCTTCACTTCTGCTTTCAACTTCTTTACTAGCAAATAAAATCCAAGGGCGAAACTTCTTTGTATAGCCTGAGTAACCTTTGTTGTGGCATTCCAAGCGCTTACTCAAGT
Protein-coding sequences here:
- a CDS encoding GIY-YIG nuclease family protein produces the protein MQYFVYILKSDLDGRFYYGQTQDLSKRLECHNKGYSGYTKKFRPWILFASKEVESRSEAIKLERKLKNLHSTKRLYQFIKTQHFQKLIGTEK